ATCACCTCGGAAGGAGCGGCTGCTTCAATGACCAACTTCAAGGGGCGACCAAAATACTGTTCGAGCTGTTCCAGAAGCTGCGCCTTGCGCGCTGCCTCATTCAACATCTCCATCGAGAGAGATTTTTCTGGAAATTTGATCATCACCTGATCTTTGGAAAAATCAGACGATAACGCCTGCGCCAGGATAGAGGCGATCTGCGGTTTTTTCGACTGGAGTTCTCCAAGAAATCCTTGCCAGTCTTTGGGATCACTTGAGGAAGCCTTTTCATTCGAGATCGGCGGGTCCTGGCTCGGGTTCCGCCCACCCGTGCTCACCCGTTGCGCGCGGGCGGGCGCCCGACCCGAGCCACCCGCCGCATCACTATCAAAATCAGCAGCACCTTTTCCCTCTATCATCTGAATCAACTTCTCAATCGACTGCAAATCCTCATGATGACAGAGCCTCAAGAGGAGGACATCCAGAACGATTTGCGGCGTTGCCGATCGTAAAAGATCGGAGAGACCTTTTTGAAGCATTCGAAACAATTGATCCAAGAGATTCTCAGAAACGGATTGGGAGAGCTCTTTTAACTTTTTGATCTCATCAGAGGGGAGATCAAAGAGGGCCGGATCCTCATGAATCCGAACAATCAAGAGATGACGAAGATATTCCAAAAGTTCTCTCGCCAATCTCTTGGGATCGATACCAGCCTCTGAGGCTGCCTTGAGTCCTTGCAGGAGTTCGGCCGCCTCTCGATTCAAAATCGATCGGAGAATAGAGATCACAAACCGACGGGGGGAAGCACCTAAAATCTCCTCAATCCCCTGAACCTTCACCTGATTTTTAAAATACGAGGCGACCTGATCGAGCAGCGTGATCGCATCGCGAAGAC
This genomic stretch from Deltaproteobacteria bacterium harbors:
- the dnaX gene encoding DNA polymerase III subunit gamma/tau; this translates as MSSRVLALKYRPQTFEDVVGQEVTVKILKNILTEGRIHHAYLFTGPRGIGKTSLARILAKALNCQKTDQPTTEPCGSCPSCVDITEGRSMAVMEIDGASNTSVEDVREIREKIRYLAPGGRYKIYIIDEVHMLSTAAFNALLKTLEEPPPHALFIFATTEPQKVPITIISRCLRFDLRPMTLNLIVGHLKRISEKESIEVEEAALFEIAREASGGLRDAITLLDQVASYFKNQVKVQGIEEILGASPRRFVISILRSILNREAAELLQGLKAASEAGIDPKRLARELLEYLRHLLIVRIHEDPALFDLPSDEIKKLKELSQSVSENLLDQLFRMLQKGLSDLLRSATPQIVLDVLLLRLCHHEDLQSIEKLIQMIEGKGAADFDSDAAGGSGRAPARAQRVSTGGRNPSQDPPISNEKASSSDPKDWQGFLGELQSKKPQIASILAQALSSDFSKDQVMIKFPEKSLSMEMLNEAARKAQLLEQLEQYFGRPLKLVIEAAAPSEVITTGGVIEEAISIFQPSSLTTIRSS